A single window of Streptomyces xanthii DNA harbors:
- a CDS encoding aspartate aminotransferase family protein produces the protein MTRLSEHLRQATPVVAQRGEGVHLYGTDGRRYLDFTAGIGVTSTGHCHPRVVAAAQEQVATLIHGQYTTVLHQPLQRLVERLGDVLPEGLDSLFFANSGSEAVEAAMRLARQATGRPNIVVAQGGFHGRTVAAASLTTSGTKIRTGFGPLMAGVAITPFPNAYHYGWDEETATRFALKEFDHLLQTVSDPDDTAAIIIEPVLGEGGYVPANTAFLQGLRERADRHGILLILDEIQTGVGRTGRFWGHEHFAVRPDILITAKGLASGFPLSGIAAPEALMHRARPGSQGGTYGGNAVACAAACATLDVIEDEGLVANAEAMGARLRAGLEDVAAKHPAIGDVRGLGLMLASEFTAPDGTPDPTTAVRAQQAAAEEGLLLLTCGPWGNVVRMIPALVVSEPQIDEALRMWSAAVNTATG, from the coding sequence ATGACCCGACTGTCCGAGCATCTGCGTCAGGCCACCCCCGTCGTCGCGCAGCGCGGGGAGGGCGTCCACCTCTACGGCACCGACGGCCGCCGCTATCTCGACTTCACCGCCGGGATCGGCGTCACCAGCACCGGGCACTGCCACCCCCGGGTCGTGGCCGCCGCCCAGGAGCAGGTCGCCACCCTCATCCACGGCCAGTACACGACCGTCCTCCACCAGCCGCTGCAACGGCTCGTCGAGCGGCTCGGCGACGTGCTGCCCGAGGGCCTCGACAGCCTCTTCTTCGCCAACTCGGGCAGCGAGGCCGTCGAGGCGGCGATGCGGCTCGCCCGCCAGGCCACCGGGCGGCCGAACATCGTCGTCGCGCAGGGCGGCTTCCACGGCCGCACCGTCGCCGCCGCCTCCCTCACCACCTCCGGCACGAAGATCCGCACCGGCTTCGGACCGCTCATGGCCGGGGTCGCGATCACCCCGTTCCCGAACGCGTACCACTACGGCTGGGACGAGGAGACGGCCACGCGGTTCGCCCTGAAGGAGTTCGACCACCTCCTGCAGACCGTGTCCGACCCGGACGACACCGCCGCGATCATCATCGAACCCGTCCTCGGCGAGGGCGGCTACGTCCCGGCGAACACGGCCTTCCTGCAAGGGCTGCGCGAGCGCGCCGACCGGCACGGCATCCTGCTGATCCTCGACGAGATCCAGACCGGCGTCGGCCGCACCGGCCGCTTCTGGGGCCACGAGCACTTCGCCGTCCGCCCCGACATCCTCATCACCGCGAAGGGCCTGGCCAGCGGCTTCCCCCTGTCCGGCATCGCCGCGCCCGAAGCCCTCATGCACCGGGCCAGGCCCGGCTCCCAGGGCGGCACCTACGGCGGCAACGCGGTGGCCTGCGCGGCCGCCTGCGCCACGCTCGACGTCATCGAGGACGAGGGCCTGGTCGCCAACGCGGAAGCGATGGGCGCCCGGCTGCGCGCCGGCCTGGAGGACGTCGCCGCGAAGCACCCGGCGATCGGCGACGTGCGCGGCTTGGGCCTGATGCTGGCCAGCGAGTTCACGGCCCCCGACGGCACCCCCGACCCGACGACGGCCGTGCGCGCCCAGCAGGCGGCGGCGGAGGAGGGCCTCCTCCTGCTGACCTGCGGCCCCTGGGGCAACGTGGTCCGCATGATCCCGGCCCTCGTGGTCTCCGAACCCCAGATCGACGAGGCGCTCCGCATGTGGAGCGCAGCGGTGAACACGGCCACGGGGTGA
- a CDS encoding mechanosensitive ion channel family protein produces MTRAVELHDLLFSGVALLAGLIGGLLLRTLMRWLGVRASRTKWGGDDVIVDALRTLVPWATVAAGAAVAAELLPLTQRTGRNVNTALTAFVIVAATLTAARIVTGLVRTVAQSRSAVAGSATIFVNITRVVVLAIGFLVVLQTLGVSIAPLLTALGVGGLAVALALQDTLANLFAGVHILASKTVQPGDYIRLSSGEEGYVVDINWRNTVVRQLSNNLVIIPNNKLAGTNMTNYSRPEQEMTLLVQVGVSFDSDLDQVEKVTMDVVAEVMSGVEGAMPEHEPAVRFHTFGDSRISFTVILGVGEFSDQYRIKHEFIKRLHRRYRDEGIRIPSPVRTVALAQGSAPVVIPQQRDGEQHPVG; encoded by the coding sequence GTGACCCGCGCCGTCGAACTGCACGATCTGCTGTTCTCCGGCGTCGCGCTGCTCGCCGGGCTGATCGGCGGCCTGCTGCTGCGGACGCTGATGCGCTGGCTGGGGGTGCGGGCGAGCCGCACCAAGTGGGGCGGCGACGACGTGATCGTCGACGCGCTGCGCACCCTCGTACCGTGGGCCACGGTCGCGGCGGGCGCGGCGGTGGCGGCCGAGCTGCTGCCGCTGACGCAGCGGACCGGCCGCAACGTGAACACGGCGCTGACCGCGTTCGTCATCGTCGCCGCGACGCTCACGGCGGCGCGCATCGTGACGGGCCTGGTGCGCACGGTCGCGCAGTCCCGCTCCGCGGTGGCCGGCTCCGCGACGATCTTCGTGAACATCACCCGGGTGGTCGTCCTCGCGATCGGCTTCCTCGTGGTGCTGCAGACGCTCGGCGTCTCCATCGCCCCGCTGCTCACCGCCCTGGGCGTCGGCGGCCTCGCGGTGGCGCTCGCCCTCCAGGACACGCTCGCCAATCTCTTCGCGGGCGTGCACATCCTCGCCTCGAAGACGGTCCAGCCCGGCGACTACATCCGGCTGAGCAGCGGCGAGGAGGGCTACGTCGTCGACATCAACTGGCGCAACACGGTGGTGCGGCAGCTCTCCAACAACCTCGTGATCATCCCGAACAACAAGCTGGCCGGGACGAACATGACCAACTACAGCCGCCCGGAGCAGGAGATGACCCTGCTCGTGCAGGTGGGTGTCTCCTTCGACAGCGACCTCGACCAGGTCGAGAAGGTCACGATGGACGTGGTCGCCGAGGTGATGAGCGGCGTCGAGGGCGCGATGCCCGAGCACGAGCCCGCGGTGCGCTTCCACACGTTCGGCGACTCGCGGATCAGCTTCACGGTGATCCTGGGCGTCGGCGAGTTCAGCGACCAGTACCGGATCAAGCACGAGTTCATCAAGCGCCTCCACCGGCGCTACCGCGACGAGGGCATCCGCATCCCGTCCCCGGTGCGCACGGTGGCGCTCGCGCAGGGCAGTGCCCCGGTGGTCATCCCGCAGCAGCGGGACGGCGAGCAGCACCCGGTCGGCTGA
- a CDS encoding aminoglycoside phosphotransferase family protein: MSAPRTLHDDEPAMDETLVRGLLTDQFPRWAALPLRPVASDGTQNLLFRLGDDLVVRMPRTPGAAADVPGEQDTVRRLAPRLPVAVPEPLGTGAPGRGYPWPWAVYRWLPGTIPAGDRLKDPARLAVDVAEFVRALQKADPAGAPAAYRGGSLAPRDAGTRETIGRLEGIVDTGAATALWQDALDAPAWTGPDVWLHADLEPGNVLVDPETGRLTAVIDFGCAGLGDPAVDLIAAWYVLDEEGAAVFRTAVGHDEAAWRRGRGWALTIAVHELAYYRGRNAFMADTAARVLGRLLG; encoded by the coding sequence ATGAGCGCACCGCGCACGCTGCACGACGACGAGCCCGCCATGGACGAGACGCTCGTCCGGGGGCTGCTCACCGACCAGTTCCCGCGCTGGGCCGCCCTGCCGCTGCGCCCCGTCGCCTCCGACGGCACCCAGAACCTGCTGTTCCGGCTCGGCGACGACCTCGTCGTCCGCATGCCGCGCACCCCCGGGGCCGCCGCCGACGTACCGGGGGAGCAGGACACCGTACGGCGCCTCGCGCCCCGACTGCCCGTCGCCGTGCCCGAGCCGCTCGGCACCGGCGCGCCCGGGCGCGGCTACCCCTGGCCGTGGGCCGTGTACCGCTGGCTGCCGGGCACGATCCCCGCCGGCGACCGGCTCAAGGACCCCGCCCGACTGGCCGTCGACGTCGCGGAGTTCGTGCGCGCCCTTCAGAAGGCCGACCCGGCCGGGGCGCCCGCCGCCTACCGCGGCGGATCGCTCGCGCCGCGCGACGCCGGCACCCGCGAGACCATCGGCCGGCTCGAAGGGATCGTCGACACGGGGGCGGCGACCGCCCTGTGGCAGGACGCCCTCGACGCGCCCGCGTGGACCGGCCCCGACGTCTGGCTGCACGCCGACCTCGAACCCGGCAACGTGCTCGTCGACCCGGAGACCGGCCGCCTCACCGCCGTGATCGACTTCGGCTGCGCGGGCCTCGGCGACCCGGCCGTCGACCTCATCGCCGCCTGGTACGTCCTCGACGAGGAGGGCGCCGCCGTCTTCCGCACGGCCGTCGGCCACGACGAGGCGGCCTGGCGGCGGGGCCGGGGCTGGGCCCTGACCATCGCCGTCCACGAACTCGCGTACTACCGCGGGCGGAACGCGTTCATGGCCGACACCGCCGCCCGGGTCCTCGGCCGGTTGCTCGGCTGA
- a CDS encoding transcriptional regulator: MVEPAQMTPPEAPACAPEVHNLVRADTYVDSVALMRIASALTTLPGIAAAGLVMATPANRQQVEAAGLLAAEGAAARPNDLLIALRCPPDAVPRAVEEADRLLAQGRPDDAHGAGGAGAREDEDEPHRSLATVPGTPRLAVISTPGAYAAAEALKALRLGMHAFVFSDNVPVADEVALKREAHARGLLMMGPDCGTAVLDGIPLGFANAVRRGPVGLIGASGTGLQQVSTLLQAYGTGVSQIIGVGGRDLSEEVGGACMRDALDVLAADPATETIVLVSKPPAPGVARAVLAHAARTGKPVVAAFLGGAPDAPPGVSVAGSLRDAARIAAGLDGPAPVPAPLSPPAGERRLLRALYAGGTFAYEARLRLEAAGVKADTDARPPAPGEAPRLPGSHVVLDLGDDLFTAGRPHPMIDPAVRAPWLAAALRDPSTAVVVVDVVLGYGAGADPAGAVADVVAQERAVSGARLPHIVAFVVGTPDDPQGLDGQVRALRDVGVTVLDSSTTAADALAAAFAPVPCGTPSDRRNR, translated from the coding sequence ATGGTCGAACCCGCACAGATGACACCCCCCGAAGCCCCGGCGTGCGCGCCGGAGGTCCACAATCTCGTCCGCGCCGACACCTACGTCGACTCCGTGGCGCTGATGCGCATCGCGAGCGCGCTGACCACGCTGCCCGGGATCGCGGCGGCCGGTCTGGTGATGGCCACGCCCGCCAACCGGCAGCAGGTGGAGGCGGCCGGGCTGCTCGCCGCCGAGGGCGCCGCGGCCCGCCCCAACGACCTGCTGATCGCGCTGCGCTGCCCGCCCGACGCCGTGCCCCGGGCCGTCGAGGAGGCCGACCGGCTGCTGGCACAGGGCCGCCCGGACGACGCGCACGGCGCAGGAGGTGCGGGCGCCCGCGAGGACGAGGACGAGCCGCACCGCTCCCTCGCCACGGTGCCGGGCACCCCGCGTCTGGCCGTCATATCGACGCCCGGCGCGTACGCGGCGGCCGAGGCGCTCAAGGCGCTCCGCCTGGGCATGCACGCCTTCGTGTTCAGCGACAACGTGCCCGTCGCGGACGAGGTCGCGCTCAAGCGCGAGGCGCATGCGCGGGGCCTGCTGATGATGGGGCCCGACTGCGGCACGGCCGTGCTCGACGGGATCCCCCTCGGCTTCGCGAACGCGGTGCGGCGCGGACCGGTCGGTCTGATCGGCGCGTCCGGCACGGGACTTCAGCAGGTGTCGACGCTGCTCCAGGCGTACGGGACCGGCGTCAGCCAGATCATCGGCGTGGGCGGGCGGGACCTGTCGGAGGAGGTCGGCGGTGCGTGCATGCGCGACGCGCTCGACGTGCTCGCCGCCGATCCCGCGACGGAGACGATCGTATTGGTCTCGAAGCCGCCCGCTCCCGGTGTGGCCCGCGCGGTCCTCGCGCACGCGGCCCGCACCGGCAAGCCCGTCGTCGCCGCGTTCCTGGGCGGTGCGCCCGACGCGCCGCCCGGCGTCAGCGTGGCGGGCAGCCTGCGCGACGCGGCCCGGATCGCCGCCGGTCTCGACGGTCCCGCGCCCGTCCCGGCTCCCCTCTCCCCACCGGCCGGTGAACGGCGCCTGCTGCGGGCCCTGTACGCGGGCGGCACGTTCGCGTACGAGGCACGGCTGCGCCTGGAGGCCGCCGGGGTCAAGGCGGACACGGACGCGCGGCCGCCCGCGCCGGGCGAGGCGCCCCGGCTGCCCGGCTCCCATGTGGTCCTCGACCTCGGCGACGACCTGTTCACGGCCGGGCGCCCGCACCCGATGATCGACCCCGCGGTGCGCGCCCCGTGGCTGGCGGCTGCGCTGCGCGACCCGTCGACGGCCGTGGTGGTCGTGGACGTCGTCCTCGGGTACGGGGCCGGCGCGGACCCGGCGGGCGCGGTGGCAGACGTCGTCGCTCAGGAACGCGCGGTCTCCGGTGCGCGGTTGCCGCACATCGTGGCGTTCGTGGTCGGCACCCCGGACGATCCGCAGGGCCTCGACGGGCAGGTGCGAGCCCTGCGCGACGTGGGCGTCACCGTCCTCGACAGCAGTACGACGGCGGCCGACGCCCTCGCCGCCGCGTTCGCCCCCGTGCCCTGCGGCACGCCGTCCGACCGGAGGAACCGATGA
- a CDS encoding YlbE family protein, whose protein sequence is MTASLLGADPHVVTVGLDSFGAAPRAAGARVTPLDWRPPAGADPVLGAKLARLTAHPLVDAANEEALRRVLDVRPLWTDVVTAREALPVLAGPERVLLHAGPPIAWERMCGPMRAAVVGAALLEGWADTPEAAERLAASGGIAFAPCHDHDAVGPMAGIVSPSMPLLVVEDAGTGRRAYSNLNEGAGRCLRYGALGDDVLARLRWMGERLAPSLKAALHSLPEPVDLRSLTAQALQMGDECHSRNTAASALLLRAMAPALARQADLGGVEALDFLQDNTYWFLNFSMAAAKTATLAGHGVPHSTLVTAFARNGVEVGIRVSGGGSAWHTAPAAVVEGLYFAGYGPSDANPDIGDSAVTEVYGLGGFALAAAPAIVGFVGGTPRGARATSVRMGRITVGRHRELRLPGLDFEGSPLGIDVRAVVDTGIEPVITTGIAHREPGIGQIGAGLTHAPMECFTGALRAFPEPEQRPGPEPEHGPEHGRERAPAV, encoded by the coding sequence ATGACCGCATCTCTGCTCGGAGCGGACCCGCACGTCGTGACCGTGGGGCTGGACTCCTTCGGTGCGGCGCCCCGCGCGGCGGGCGCCCGTGTCACGCCGCTCGACTGGCGGCCGCCCGCCGGGGCCGACCCCGTGCTGGGTGCGAAGCTCGCCCGGCTGACGGCGCACCCCCTCGTCGACGCCGCCAACGAGGAGGCGCTGCGCCGCGTCCTGGACGTACGGCCGCTGTGGACGGACGTCGTGACGGCGCGTGAGGCGCTGCCCGTGCTGGCGGGGCCGGAGCGGGTGCTGCTGCACGCGGGGCCGCCGATCGCGTGGGAGCGCATGTGCGGCCCGATGCGCGCCGCGGTGGTGGGCGCGGCCCTGCTGGAGGGCTGGGCGGACACGCCGGAGGCGGCGGAGCGGCTCGCCGCGTCCGGGGGCATCGCGTTCGCGCCCTGCCACGACCACGACGCGGTCGGGCCGATGGCGGGCATCGTCTCGCCGTCGATGCCGCTGCTCGTCGTGGAGGACGCGGGCACCGGCAGGCGCGCGTACAGCAATCTGAACGAGGGTGCCGGGCGCTGTCTGCGCTACGGGGCGCTGGGCGATGACGTCCTGGCGCGGCTGCGCTGGATGGGCGAGCGGCTCGCGCCGAGCCTGAAGGCGGCGCTGCACTCGCTGCCCGAGCCGGTCGACCTGCGCTCGCTGACCGCGCAGGCGCTCCAGATGGGCGACGAGTGCCACAGCCGGAACACGGCGGCCAGTGCCCTGCTGCTGCGGGCCATGGCCCCGGCGCTCGCCCGGCAGGCGGACCTCGGCGGCGTGGAGGCGCTCGACTTCCTCCAGGACAACACGTACTGGTTCCTCAACTTCTCGATGGCGGCGGCCAAGACGGCGACGCTCGCCGGGCACGGCGTGCCGCACTCGACGCTGGTGACGGCGTTCGCGCGCAACGGCGTGGAGGTCGGCATCCGGGTCAGCGGCGGCGGTTCCGCCTGGCACACGGCGCCGGCGGCGGTCGTCGAGGGCCTGTACTTCGCCGGCTACGGGCCCTCGGACGCCAACCCGGACATCGGGGACAGCGCGGTGACGGAGGTGTACGGGCTCGGCGGCTTCGCGCTCGCGGCGGCGCCGGCCATCGTCGGTTTCGTCGGCGGGACGCCGCGCGGGGCCCGGGCGACGAGCGTGCGGATGGGCCGGATCACGGTGGGCCGCCACCGTGAACTGCGGCTGCCGGGGCTCGATTTCGAGGGGAGCCCGCTCGGGATCGACGTACGCGCCGTGGTGGACACCGGCATCGAACCGGTGATCACGACCGGGATCGCGCACCGGGAGCCGGGCATCGGCCAGATCGGCGCGGGCCTCACGCACGCCCCGATGGAGTGCTTCACCGGGGCACTGCGGGCGTTCCCGGAACCGGAACAGCGACCGGGACCGGAACCGGAGCACGGCCCGGAGCACGGCCGCGAGCGGGCGCCGGCGGTGTGA
- a CDS encoding DUF1097 domain-containing protein, giving the protein MRERVPHEIVASILAATTAFVGGTALHLPPWAIFVPWAAMFLMGGPSMEGAKKLWPAMVAGSSFALVIVLVEQRAGTALGEGQFARNLMQALVILVVNSALMYTGRTKLFTLIPGMFFGFACYFATFFGGFGYDPGNPWAAWVCVVAMNALGPVYAYLSMKLTFPVTQMPDLPAAAGRTEGPGGEAGPRETAQAAESAETAAADAGRAAVRPETP; this is encoded by the coding sequence ATGCGTGAACGCGTACCGCACGAGATCGTCGCGTCGATCCTGGCCGCCACCACCGCCTTCGTCGGCGGCACCGCACTGCACCTGCCGCCCTGGGCGATCTTCGTCCCCTGGGCGGCGATGTTCCTGATGGGCGGCCCCAGCATGGAAGGGGCGAAGAAGCTCTGGCCGGCGATGGTGGCCGGATCGAGCTTCGCCCTCGTCATCGTGCTCGTCGAGCAGCGGGCGGGGACGGCCCTCGGAGAGGGGCAGTTCGCCCGCAACCTGATGCAGGCCCTGGTGATCCTCGTCGTGAACTCGGCCCTCATGTACACGGGCCGCACGAAGCTCTTCACGCTCATCCCCGGCATGTTCTTCGGCTTCGCCTGTTACTTCGCCACGTTCTTCGGCGGCTTCGGCTACGACCCGGGCAACCCGTGGGCGGCCTGGGTGTGCGTCGTCGCCATGAACGCCCTCGGCCCCGTCTACGCCTACCTCTCGATGAAGCTGACCTTCCCGGTCACGCAGATGCCGGACCTGCCCGCGGCGGCCGGCCGCACGGAGGGACCGGGCGGCGAGGCCGGCCCGCGGGAGACGGCTCAGGCGGCGGAGAGCGCGGAGACGGCCGCCGCGGACGCCGGGCGGGCCGCGGTCCGGCCCGAGACTCCCTGA
- a CDS encoding amidohydrolase family protein, whose translation MNRLLLRRARVEDATGLSDILVTDGRIASVGPTGPGGPDAEGPHVVDCAGRVVLPGFVEAHIHPDKAYLDGRRAPRGPALADAIAVTLELKREFTHEDVTARSRRAVEAAIQAGTTTLRAHPDVDHVQGLLGVEVLLELREEYREFIDIQIVAFPQEGIWRSPGTEQLLRRALAAGADVVGGCAYQEDSVELCRRHVDLVLDLAAEHGVPADLHADFADDASDTRYAMAEYVADATRARDLGGRVALGHMTSLAARPGPERAKVLGALADAGVAVVPLPATDLHLGGRTDRHPVRRGIAPVRELWEAGVLTATASNNLRNAFTPYGTGDLLDIALLLAQTGHLHGPADLRRVLRMVTHDAARVVGIADTYGVRAGAAADLVVLDTTRYDDIVLDRPDRAYVIKAGRVVARTTRTRTLIDPPTAPPGPPGP comes from the coding sequence GTGAACCGTCTGCTGCTGCGCCGGGCCCGCGTCGAGGACGCCACCGGCCTCTCCGACATCCTCGTCACCGACGGCCGGATCGCATCCGTGGGGCCGACCGGACCCGGAGGGCCCGACGCGGAAGGCCCGCACGTCGTCGACTGCGCCGGACGCGTCGTCCTGCCCGGATTCGTCGAGGCGCACATCCACCCCGACAAGGCCTACCTCGACGGGCGGCGCGCCCCGCGCGGCCCCGCCCTCGCCGACGCCATCGCCGTCACCCTCGAACTCAAGCGGGAGTTCACCCACGAGGACGTCACGGCCCGCTCCCGGCGGGCCGTCGAGGCCGCGATCCAGGCGGGCACCACCACCCTGCGCGCCCACCCCGACGTCGACCACGTGCAGGGCCTCCTCGGCGTCGAAGTGCTGCTCGAACTGCGCGAGGAGTACCGGGAGTTCATCGACATCCAGATCGTCGCCTTCCCCCAGGAGGGCATCTGGCGCTCGCCCGGCACCGAACAGCTCCTGCGCCGCGCGCTCGCCGCCGGCGCCGACGTGGTCGGCGGCTGCGCCTACCAGGAGGACTCCGTGGAGCTGTGCCGCCGCCACGTCGACCTCGTGCTCGACCTCGCCGCCGAACACGGCGTCCCCGCCGACCTGCACGCCGACTTCGCCGACGACGCGAGCGACACCCGCTACGCCATGGCCGAGTACGTCGCCGACGCCACCCGTGCCCGCGACCTCGGCGGCCGGGTCGCCCTCGGCCACATGACCTCGCTCGCCGCCCGCCCCGGACCCGAGCGGGCCAAGGTCCTGGGCGCGCTCGCCGACGCCGGCGTCGCCGTCGTCCCGCTGCCGGCCACCGACCTCCACCTCGGCGGCCGCACCGACCGCCATCCCGTGCGCCGCGGCATCGCCCCCGTACGCGAACTGTGGGAGGCCGGGGTCCTCACCGCCACCGCCTCCAACAACCTCCGCAACGCGTTCACGCCGTACGGCACCGGCGACCTGCTCGACATCGCGCTGCTCCTCGCCCAGACCGGGCATCTGCACGGACCGGCCGATCTGCGCCGGGTCCTGCGCATGGTGACCCACGACGCCGCCCGCGTCGTCGGGATCGCCGACACCTACGGCGTCCGCGCGGGCGCCGCCGCCGATCTCGTCGTGCTCGACACCACCCGCTACGACGACATCGTCCTGGACCGCCCCGACCGCGCCTACGTGATCAAGGCAGGCCGCGTCGTGGCGCGCACCACCCGAACCCGCACGCTGATCGACCCGCCCACCGCACCGCCCGGCCCTCCGGGGCCCTGA
- a CDS encoding acetamidase/formamidase family protein — translation MTRQLAAPEGRHHLRTTPENARWGTLPAPGDRAVLTVRDGDTVTVDSVSHEGILEDQGRDPVSFFGAYGVPEHAVPADARDIAASGMPRDAEEHGPHVVTGPVAVTGAAPGDLLKVEVLSLYRRTDYGIVSSRHGRGALPAAHPDPAHPCTGVTRRMPCGTVSTYTTVEVDSRGREFGLLPYGDQGRRARFPLRPFMGIMGVTPAHETPLSTVPPGRHGGNLDVKVLDTGSALYLPVQVEGAGFTTGDPHFAQGNGEVALTAFEAPLRATFRLSVLSGAAARRAVGLIDTPFGETGTHWVAIGLNEDLNQAMRDSVQVALRFLTTRVGMDPASAYAYLSAAADLEVSQVVDQVQGVHCLIRKSDFGDVPSLGDEPAEALEVRA, via the coding sequence ATGACCCGTCAGCTCGCCGCACCCGAAGGCCGTCACCACCTGCGCACCACGCCCGAGAACGCCCGCTGGGGGACACTGCCCGCGCCCGGAGACCGGGCCGTCCTGACCGTCCGGGACGGGGACACCGTCACCGTCGACTCCGTGTCGCACGAGGGGATCCTGGAGGACCAGGGGCGCGACCCGGTCAGCTTCTTCGGGGCCTACGGCGTCCCCGAGCACGCCGTGCCCGCCGACGCCCGCGACATCGCCGCCTCCGGCATGCCCCGCGACGCGGAGGAGCACGGCCCGCACGTCGTCACCGGCCCCGTCGCCGTCACCGGCGCCGCACCCGGCGACCTCCTCAAGGTCGAGGTCCTCTCCCTGTACCGGCGCACCGACTACGGCATCGTCTCCAGCCGGCACGGCCGCGGCGCCCTGCCCGCCGCCCACCCGGACCCCGCCCACCCCTGCACCGGCGTCACCCGCCGCATGCCCTGCGGCACCGTCTCCACGTACACGACCGTCGAAGTCGACAGCCGGGGACGCGAGTTCGGACTGCTGCCGTACGGGGACCAGGGGCGGCGCGCGCGGTTCCCGCTGCGGCCGTTCATGGGGATCATGGGCGTCACCCCGGCGCACGAGACGCCGCTGAGCACCGTGCCCCCGGGCCGGCACGGCGGCAACCTCGATGTGAAGGTGCTCGACACCGGCAGCGCCCTGTACCTGCCCGTCCAGGTCGAGGGCGCCGGATTCACCACCGGCGACCCGCACTTCGCACAGGGCAACGGCGAGGTCGCCCTCACCGCGTTCGAGGCACCGCTGCGCGCCACGTTCCGGCTCAGCGTCCTCAGCGGAGCCGCCGCCCGCAGGGCCGTCGGCCTGATCGACACCCCGTTCGGCGAGACCGGCACCCACTGGGTCGCCATCGGCCTGAACGAGGACCTGAACCAAGCGATGCGGGACAGCGTCCAGGTCGCCCTGCGCTTCCTCACCACCCGCGTCGGCATGGACCCCGCGAGCGCCTACGCCTATCTGAGCGCGGCCGCCGATCTGGAGGTCTCGCAGGTCGTCGACCAGGTGCAGGGCGTCCACTGCCTGATCCGCAAGTCCGACTTCGGGGACGTCCCGAGCCTCGGCGACGAACCCGCCGAGGCGCTGGAGGTGCGCGCGTGA